A DNA window from Enoplosus armatus isolate fEnoArm2 chromosome 9, fEnoArm2.hap1, whole genome shotgun sequence contains the following coding sequences:
- the sult2st3 gene encoding sulfotransferase family 2, cytosolic sulfotransferase 3 produces MSSEEFYMLYHGLRLPKETHSLESLKFAQTFAFKDEDVVAVTYPKSGTVWLQEILPLVLKGGDLTPIQTIPNWDRVPWLEEKRLALVVDQLASPRGLVSHFPYHLMPPSFHTSKAKVIYVMRNPKDVVVSSYYFHQMAGFLPDPGTFDEFMDRFLEGKVMFGKWTEHVKSWRHTELGDRIMYITYEEMLQDLPAALRCMSDFLGRHLSEETIQKIAEHCSFKSMKANNMSNFSLVSKVHMDSDKSPFFRKGTAGDWKNHFSSGALARFTSTIRKELGSDSISLPWTLD; encoded by the exons atgtcttctgaAGAGTTTTACATGCTGTATCATGGACTTAGACTCCCCAAAGAGACGCACAGTTTAGAGAGCTTGAAGTTTGCGCAGACATTCGCGTTTAAAGACGAGGACGTGGTGGCTGTCACGTACCCGAAGTCAG GTACAGTCTGGTTGCAGGAGATCCTCCCACTGGTGCTGAAGGGGGGGGATCTGACGCCGATCCAAACCATTCCTAACTGGGACAGGGTCCCCTGGCTGGAGGAGAAAAGATTAGCACTGGTTGTGGATCAGCTGGCATCTCCACGTGGGCTGGTCTCACATTTTCCTTACCACCTCATGCCCCCCTCCTTCCACACCTCCAAAGCCAAG GTGATCTATGTCATGAGGAATCCTAAGGATGTCGTAGTGTCTTCATACTACTTCCACCAGATGGCTGGATTTCTTCCTGATCCAGGAACCTTTGATGAGTTCATGGACAGATTCCTGGAGggcaaag TGATGTTTGGAAAATGGACAGAACATGTGAAGagctggagacacacagagctGGGAGACCGAATAATGTACATCACATATGAAGAAATGCTTCAG GACCTTCCAGCAGCACTCAGGTGTATGTCAGATTTCTTGGGCCGTCATCTGAGTGAAGAAACCATTCAGAAGATAGCAGAACATTGCTCCTTCAAGAGCATGAAGGCCAACAACATGTCCAACTTCAGCCTGGTCTCTAAGGTACACATGGACTCTGACAAATCCCCATTCTTCAGGAAAG gTACTGCGGGAGACTGGAAAAACCATTTCAGCTCAGGGGCACTGGCCAGATTCACATCGACCATCCGCAAAGAGCTGGGGAGTGACAGCATCTCTCTGCCCTGGACCCTGGATTAA